From the Bradysia coprophila strain Holo2 chromosome X unlocalized genomic scaffold, BU_Bcop_v1 contig_12, whole genome shotgun sequence genome, the window GGTATGATAGCTGAGCTCCCAACTTTGGTTAACgacagaaaattataaatgttgAAAGATCAGGTCCTAGGGCAAAGTCACTAACTCCTATATCAACACTCATGTGTTGGTGTGGAATTGTTGAATATTTTGCCTCGAAAAATtaccaagaaaatatttaagagTTTCCCGGGGAACTTTTACCATAGAATCTCAGTGGTGGTAGGACCTCTGTGTTTAACTCAGAGAACGAAAACAGGTCATCTATATTTACAAAAGGTAcatactgtgatttcatcggCCTCTAGTCACTTTAATGCTGCTAGGATCGGTGCTATGGTTACCtcaattttcgttatttataACAATGGAAGTGTTAGCAAATGATGTCAATGGGATcttgcaaaaatttgttaagtcCGAAACTCACATAAATTTCTGAGAACCAAAGATGCTTTGAGATCGCACTTACTGATCTTAGAGACACTTCCCAGTTCGCAGTTAATTCTGATTCTTATTCTCCGATGTCAAAATTACAGTATCGATGagtgaacaaaataatttattggcAGTCAGCAACGCAATATACGATAATCCgttgataaatttaattacccCAGTGCGTCAATACGATATTATTTGGTTTTCCGATTTATAGGTaaatgatgaaatttaaaacaatcACTCGCAACCACGAAAGCGCTTCAAGTTTCATcatcccaacaaaaaattaattaattaatcattGGCCGTATCAGAAGCAGAACTTATGCTTGACTTGACTTGTCCGATGCGTGAGCTTGAACCTTTCGTCGACGCACAGTGTTAATGCTCCTTAATGAGCCCTGCGTCATAAATACTGAAACTGTATTCTGTAGAAATATTCTCAATTTACCCGACCGTGCGACATTACCgatgatgtcaaaaatatcgATGAATAGACACTTTGTATAGTTATAGAACCATCTATCAGTGGATTAAATCATTTGCATTGCGATATTTGTGTGTTGTTTCCTCACTGAAGGGCAGAgccgccttttccatatgggccaaatgggcaaatgcccgTGGCGCACGAAGTGGAGCAGAAGAAAACGGCACCCGaggtccttaaaaaaaatttagctttactaaattggTATTCCAATTGCCCGATGGCGCCCAAAAGCTAAATGCGACACTGCTGAAGGGACATGGACAACacactccaagaacaggcaaaagaacaaaatttaaataagggTCCTCCAAGGCGTAGTAGTCCAAAGTCCTtatataaattcagtttttcatGTTGGTTACAGGCGTTCTAAACAAAATAGAGGCCAATTGACagttaataaaatctttttctttgCATGTTCTTCAAGTGCGTTGACATGGATGATTATGTACTACATACCAGTGCCGTACATAACATACCAGTGCCGTACATAACATACCAGTGCATAACACTGGACTTGTCCAATACTACTTAATTCAATCCgttgattgaatttttgtgttttattgaATCCATTTGTACTGTCGCTTGGGAACTTACCTTTAAAATCTCAGACGTGatcgaaaaacaatattaTTTCGGTTTGCGGCGTTAAAAATTGGATAGAAACTATAGATTCCAGTAGTGTTGTCTACTGTGTGCTCTATTGGACCCTAGTCAATTctgttttaagaaaaattatttccgttTTCCATTCTcgacatcattttttttgctaaaagttttcatttcagTCTCATTATTTACAATAGCCATATCTCGTTAATCACTGAGGGTCGCAGAATTACTTTTCAATGCGTGAAacgaaagtcaaaatttcaatttttttttcttttcttatatTTCTTTGCTCTAATGCATACAGTAACATGTTCATGTAAGTTTTGCCCAAGTTTACATAAAGATGTCAAACACACGATGTTGAGATATTTATCATTAATTGTTTTTGCCCCTTAATTTACTTAAttatatttaaagttttttttttttttttttacttaatatTTGTATCTTCATTGAATTTACACTTTACGAAATCGATACAAAGTTACCAAACGATACGGATGTTATTATGTGAAATCACTGGCTTATGTGTAGATGGACTGTTATTCTAAATTCACATCGATTGAATATCTTTTAGCAACTTTAAGTCGAGCTCGcaaaacgtaaattttttctcttttccttctttttttttgataacaaaTTTTGTAGTTTTTGTGTAAGATGTGGAATACTTTGCGAAAGTTTTGGTAGATTTTTTAACgctgttttcgtttttttaattcgcCTATGAATGATGTACaacttcttttttattttaattaaatttgagttGATCTACTCGCACCGTTttctctttgtttttttttttgaaataaattaaaaaaatttccgttttttaacaaaaaatataaaaaagacaattggaaaaatcaaagaaaaaaattttctattttcaattctctTTATCTCTTTTCGAACAGCATTTTTTTGACTTAACGATTCTCTTtctcaatttgaaatttgttaaaatcacTTATCACTTTATATTCTAacaaatatacaaaatataaaagttaCGGTTCaatttaacaagaaaaaaaagttggaaaaagaaaacaaaaaaatagaaatagaaatttcgtaAGATGTTTTCCAGATTTGTCCCGAAAAGAAATTGTTCTCTGGGtggatgttgaaaaaaaaaaatttgttttgctgGATGTTCGTTAAGCGCAAGTTGTTGGGATGAGTAGATTTGGTGTTTTTGAACTGCTTAGAAGGCGAACAGCAACAAGAACGCCATCATAAGACAGAAAAGACCCATAGCTTCGGACAAAGCGAAACCCAAAATGGCGTATGAGAACAATTGCTGTTTGAGTGATGGATTTCTGGCGTAGCCAATGATGAGGGAACCGAATACCGATCCGATACCAGCACCtagattttgttggttttattggaaagagagaaaaaaagaaaaaaaaaatgatttcaagaTTAGTATTTTACTGAAAAACAATCATAAATCGTTCATCgattcacaattttatttactttcatacaaaattccatcatttatgcATTCCATACACATCAGATCCGATcaatcacaaaaattaaaaagcgAACAACATTAAAAATGCCATCATCAAACAGAATAGACCCATTGCTTCGGCTAAGGCAAAGCCCAAAACGGCATACGAGAATAGTTGCTGCTTCAATGATGGATTTCTTGAGTAGCCTTCAATGAGCGCGCCAAATATTGTTCCGATACCAACGCCTTCAGTTTCAagattttgttcaatttcgtTTGGAACAGacggaagaaattttttattagagagatcatatggactgtgaGTCGGATGTATTTTAGGAAGGCATTTTTGTTTTAGACTAAAGAATTGATAGAAGACTAGAGAATTGATAGAAACTGTAGTACAAGACTGGGGAACATTGTCACTTTTCACACTTGTACACCTTCGTTGAACAAATCGAAGCGCaaagttcaaaattttgtttttttttttaaatttgtggaaattgtGTTTAAAAACCACCGCAACATGAAATGCCTTCTAGAATAGGACCCAACTCATACAAAAGCTGCATGGTAAACTGTActacgagaaaaatattttgtaaagtttGAACAGCACGTGACTGATACACTCATTTTGCATGtgtattttcatttgacgGCGCGTTTGtcttcttaaaaaattcgTTGCTTAAATTGTTGAATGAGAAGGTGATTGCGGCGGTTACGTAACACAACGTAAGTAGTAATTGCAATAGGATCAAAAGATTCACTCAAAAGTCGCCAGTACAAACCGGTCGAGGACAAAAGTTTTTCTAATGGTTTTAGGTGGAAACACACACATGTAACCAGTGTACATTGTGTACACGTTCTCGGTCATCGTACATTACATAACACGCATCGTACGCACGCACacaaattgattcttacaaCGTTTTAAGGGCTCTTACGAAATTACATGTTACGTCACATCAAAATTCGTTCAGCATGCAAAATCAATATTGTCCAATCATCCCAAAATGTATCTCAAAATCAGTCATACATCACCGACAAACGAGAAGCaaaagatgaagaaaaaatgaattcgcAAGAAGCCGTTCAactaaatgcaatttttctgtttgtacAGCTACTGGTGGGCTTGTAAAAGATTAGTCTGAATTGAGTTCTGAACGCAAAGTTCAGCCTGCACATTGCACTAAAATAGCTAGTGACAGGAGATTTCAATGAATCTCCGAATAGGAGTTCCATAATTTCTTGTCCCCCTGCCTTACAACAAATTAAGTAAGCATCCTGCTGGGATGTAAACGgaaaaaattctctcacaCAACGAGAGGGTGTTCACTATGTCTCAGACCTTCCCGAGGCGTTTTTATTGAGTAACCAAGTACTCGTATGGGTGCCCCAAGTGCAAGATTTTTACAAGCCCTTAGTCGTCGACAAAACTAGTTTCAATTGCACTCAATGAACAATGGACAGTTCTACGtgtttttcttcatcttcttTTTTGTCGTGTCAAATTTCGTTGCAACACGCACACATTGCACACATTGGCACACAGTGCAAACTTACCGGATCCAGCTACTCCGACTGTGGCAGCTCCAGCACCAATGAATTTGGCGGCGGAATCAATGTCCCGTGTGACTGGTGAGGTCTGGAAAGACCTGACTTGTGGGAGTAGAGCCACTGGGGTTGTTGATTGGGCGGCTAATGTCTGGCTTTGGCTGATAACAGCACTGCTCAATGGCCGAAGGTAAGCCTTTGTTCCGTTAACCATCTAAAAGcgaaaaatattccgaatTGAACAATTGCACAATTCATTGGATGGAATTGGATGAACACGAAAAACCAAACGCATTGCACCAAAGTTCAGTGTATGGTTATGTAACCgattcaaaagcaaaaaaaatctattattgTCGACGGGAAAATTATGTAATCTGACCGAATGTCATGTGTTTGATGATTTTCTGTAAATGAGTTTGGTTTCGGCTTCGCGCAAATCGTAATGGGAATTCGATCAATTTGTGGGTATTTGTACTTACGATGTTTCTGGCAACTGGGGCTAGACGAGATGCAGTCGACACgaacattttgataatttgttATTTCGTTCTGGTGCTCGGAGGATCTTTAAAGAATGGAAACAAGAAAAACTCTATGATTTATTGATGTCTCACcaaattaacacaaaattaGATTGAATGGGAACTAAAGTGTCTATGACCagtgaaaaatcaattacaCCGATAGTTACGTAACACATAGAATACGTAACAGAATTTGACGGATTTTCACCAATGAAAATGACTTTTACAATTGATTGATTTACGTATGCAGAACTGATCATAAATGTGTAACGAATTATTGCTTATTTTTCACCAAAAACATTAATTGAGGACATAAAATTCGTATTTATTGCCTCGCCAAGTAAAAATGGCTGACAGCcgaaagtgaaaaaatttcgctttTGGAAAATGGCTTGAAAAACTCTGATCTTATTTATTGTCGCAACAAATATCACAGCACaacgatttcaaaaatattcacaatttgttaGACATATTTTTTAAGAGCCGATGATTGTattttataatgaaatttttaagatttccAAATTACCACTTACAGAACTAACACAAGATTAGCGGTCGACTTACCGGAGAACAATGGCAGTCTATGGACAGACGAAGTTTAAAAGACCGGCCCCTTTGCAAAGAAATACACGAACTAATGTTTCGAAATCGGCGAAAAATGCACGAATCGCTTTTCGAAAACTGTAATCGGCCGGATATTTGACATATTTGACATCTATTCGTGAcatttcgtttgaaatttttggcgCAACTAAAGCGTGGgtaaaatttttcacaaacgatttgataatatatataataatGACAATTTTTGGCTTCGTCTTCTACCTGTttggaattttaaaatatttttcatcattaaatCAGTCAAACGTGCAGCGTTGATCAAGTGGAGTAAAAGTATCCAGTTAAGCGAACACCCTGCgaatgtcaaaaatgtcacGGGCCACTTTGAACATCTTTTGTTTTACTAGGATGTGCTGTTAGTTACATATATACCTTATAGTCAATCATCCGCATATTCAGCTATTATACGTGAGGCCACTAAAGTAGCATGCTCACTTCtcccttttgatttttgattacAGTTGAAAGCTGCCGCGCACGCTCTTGGTAGTGGtcaaaccgaaaaaagacgtataaacagttttgattgcatgtttggatcagctgaagcaaattcatactGAAAtctcactgcctctgactgtagtCTGTTGAGTTGGTTCTTACTCCCAGAtgattatgaaaataaaaaaggtGTACAACGGGTGTAGTTCCGCGGATAAACAATCTCGCTGCTTTGATGCTTGCGAACTGCTATAAATATTGTCGATTTTTAGACAATGTTTCAAGGAGTTCCCAACCTTCCCAACACTTAACCCTTCGCTATTTTTATGCCATaacaataggtttcttccaaagtgaaatgtcaaaccgtcatccacagaaacCTCAACATtaataacaatgaaaatgatcaaaaTCACTGTGAAAGTTCAGCAATTCCCTGTGATTAGTGAGGATTCGACTAATCGTGGTGAATAAtgatattcaaaaaaaataatccacTTTGACAGCCTTCACGTATGCAACACCATCATCAAAGCTCAGAGCTATAAGTAATGAGTCATATTGTAAGCGATACGTTCTGAGAGAACCAGTTATATCAATTATATCACAGTTGATTTACTTCAACCCGCCTTGCATAGTTTGAGATTACACAGGCCTACATGCCAGCATACATTGTAATTATATAGATCATATGAGTCTGTGGAAGTTGTTTTTAGTGATTTAGAATATTcttttaaactaaaaattgtttcacgaaatgtccgaaagtcgaaagaaaaattatcgtccaggacgataatatcgtccagtgTAGTACAGTTATTATGCCGATAATTAGAGAAAGACAAGTGtatcagaaaatttaaattttgattaaatttaggAAGTCTTAAGTAACTAAGAATGTCAACAATATAACgtctcaaataatttttaatgaggGAGTGTCGCAATCTCGTGATGAATGCTATTTTTCCTAACAATTCTTAAAGGGCCGATTCACTGATTTGgacaaaaagtttaattttccaaagatttcggTTCTTGCAGTCTGCGCCCTGAGCAAAATTGGTCTATTCAAAGTCAAtaatcgtcctggacgatattatcgttttcatAAGTGatactaaatgaaaatatccATGACATTTTTTACGACGATAACGTCTTAAAGACTTAGACGGGCACTACAACCCACTATTGGTTTTGGCCTCTTCCAGCAATCTACTCCAATCGGACCTATCCCGCGCCAACGCTCTCCGACAATCACTCACTTTTGGTGCTTTAAGATCCGACTCAACTGCATCTTTCCATCTAGCTTTTGGTCTTCCTGGTTTGCGGCTACCGTCGGGGTTTGTGTTTAGCAGCTTTAGGGGCACATGTTCCTCATCCATTCATTGTACATGACCGAGCCATCTTAATCGATTggatttgatgaattttactatATCGGGCTCATTGTAAAGTTGGTACAGCTCATGGTTGTATCTTTTTCGCCAATTGGCGTTCACATTGACAcctccaaaaattgatcgaagaattcttgtttcaaaagcatctgtatcaacgcactccaataGCAGGCACAAGAACAGACAGATTTTTTAACGGTCATTCAGCCTCTTattaaatatttgtatggagcgTAACGCAGTGGCctataccaacataaaaaaaatgaatttatatgagaattCTAGACTACTGCGTCGTGGATGCCTCTTATTTAATTCTGTTCTcgtgcctgttcttggagtgcgttggttCATCTCGTTGAGTCATGCATCAAGCTTCCGATCCATATGCTACAACGATAACGTCGTCtagacaatattttaaaagtttaCATTTTAGACGATTATCATTTTCAGGACGTCAATATCGTctagaaaacgatattatcgtcaccAGATCGATATCATCGTTTttttaacgataatatcgttacttatgatattgaccgtgtagaaaTGTCGCGTCTCCGCTACTCTTAACATCTTCcgcattttgaaattttaccaCTATTATCATTGCAGTTggcaacattttgttgaaataactCAATGGAAATACTGTCAATGCAGTACACTCCTATATAAATGTATGCGTCTTACATGTATGGACTATATTGCATAACACATATCGAAAATCGTACTCCACCATTTTGATTCCGCGGTCGACCGATATCGATGGCagtgtttttaataaatatctGTAAATTTAATGGCTGCGGGATCACTTTTCCTTCTTTGGGGGATCTCATACAACACATCGAAGATACGCATATAGGTGAGCAAATTAGTTATTTTTAAATCCATATCGATGGCTACAATATCACGGATATTTCATTACATTCagagataaaaaataattcaatcaaaatccCCCCACCCTCTTCCATCACATACAAGTGTTAGTGTCATATTAGTCAATGCAAGCACCCATCATCGAGGTCATcgattttttgtcgaaatgttCATTTGACCTAATTCTAACATGATCCTAGGGGTATCATTtaggaataattttattgagaaTGGCAGCCTgggatattttttgatttttgttgctGGCCTTTCAAAGGTCATTAGCAATCGAGTCAAATTGACTGATGATTGtgggatattttttttttgtagaattttagAATAATTTGCATGTTGGAtatcaaaataattgttttctgaAACGAATCCCTTATTTTCTAGATTACGATCCACAAGTTATCGAACAAAAAGAGCAATCAAGGCCACAATGTTTGCCTTTGAGCTATGTTTTAAGATTTATAACGGATGCTGCCAGACGGGAAGGACCTTTCCTGGGCAGTTCTGGCGCAgagttaaaacgaaaattggcAATCAAACATCATAGTTACAGTATGTCGTCGTCAAACAGGAGCAATACACCGACAGGtgattcacaaaaaaagaaatttgttgttaATAGACTCGTGCGAACTGATTTCACGAGTATAAAAAAGAAGAGGAACATCTGACTCGTGATCGATGTATGATCACACGTTTCGAGCTTGAGTGGTTTTGGTGCTCTTAG encodes:
- the LOC119067489 gene encoding ATP synthase lipid-binding protein, mitochondrial, translated to MFVSTASRLAPVARNIMVNGTKAYLRPLSSAVISQSQTLAAQSTTPVALLPQVRSFQTSPVTRDIDSAAKFIGAGAATVGVAGSGAGIGSVFGSLIIGYARNPSLKQQLFSYAILGFALSEAMGLFCLMMAFLLLFAF